A single genomic interval of Halobacillus halophilus DSM 2266 harbors:
- a CDS encoding hemerythrin domain-containing protein encodes MKRHEALIPLSHHHHHALVMALEMKKAGTEKSEKNYKQLIREMINFWKEDGQDHFRDEEDILLPVYLEYAEQPNEGLVKQMLYQHAQIRCLIRHLRESQNTSYDKVNELGKLLDEHVRLEERELFPLIEEAVPDKYLYEAKGGFHRDSLSGK; translated from the coding sequence TTGAAAAGGCATGAAGCTTTAATCCCTTTGTCCCACCACCACCATCACGCTTTAGTTATGGCTCTTGAAATGAAAAAAGCTGGGACAGAAAAAAGTGAAAAGAACTATAAGCAATTAATAAGGGAAATGATTAATTTTTGGAAAGAAGATGGCCAGGATCACTTTAGGGATGAGGAGGATATTCTACTACCGGTTTATCTTGAATATGCTGAACAACCTAATGAAGGTTTGGTCAAACAGATGCTCTATCAACATGCACAAATCAGGTGTCTGATTCGTCATCTTCGAGAAAGTCAAAATACATCCTATGATAAAGTGAATGAATTAGGGAAATTACTGGATGAACATGTACGACTGGAAGAAAGAGAATTGTTCCCGTTGATTGAAGAAGCAGTACCTGATAAATACCTTTATGAAGCAAAAGGTGGTTTTCATAGAGATTCGTTAAGTGGGAAGTAA
- a CDS encoding VOC family protein — protein MGRVIHFEIHVDDMERAKNFYSGVFGWTFEDWSEYAGMPYAGAVTGDDKELGINGALMQRQSAPPELNQALNGYACTIGVEDFDAVESKILNHGGQVAMPKYALPGMAWQGYFLDSEGNIFGLHQTDENAE, from the coding sequence ATGGGAAGAGTTATTCATTTTGAAATTCATGTGGATGATATGGAACGGGCTAAGAATTTCTATAGCGGGGTATTCGGATGGACATTTGAAGATTGGAGCGAGTACGCGGGAATGCCTTATGCCGGAGCTGTGACCGGCGATGACAAGGAGCTTGGGATCAATGGAGCTTTAATGCAGCGCCAAAGCGCGCCTCCTGAATTAAATCAGGCTCTGAATGGCTATGCCTGTACCATAGGTGTGGAAGATTTCGATGCTGTTGAATCTAAAATTTTAAATCATGGCGGCCAGGTCGCCATGCCGAAATATGCCCTGCCAGGAATGGCCTGGCAAGGATACTTCCTGGATAGCGAAGGAAATATTTTCGGGCTTCATCAGACAGATGAAAACGCAGAATAG
- a CDS encoding ZIP family metal transporter, with translation MLEAFKELHPTMQAFIGTLFTWGMTALGAALVFFVKGTNQKFLDSMLAFAGGVMIAASYWSLLAPAIEMSSESPGPAWVPAAVGFLLGGVLLMFVDRMLPAIDTDRYMHDIKDHKAKNRTALLFFSMTLHNIPEGLAVGVAFGALASNMTESTLAGALALALGIGIQNFPEGTAVSMPLHRDGMGKKKSFMFGQFSGMVEPIAAVVGASAVIVIEPILPYALSFAAGAMIFVVAKEIIPGSHEKGNVNLASMSLMLGFTVMITLDVALG, from the coding sequence ATGCTAGAAGCCTTTAAAGAACTCCATCCTACTATGCAAGCTTTTATTGGGACATTATTTACATGGGGAATGACAGCTCTCGGGGCCGCTCTCGTCTTTTTTGTAAAGGGAACGAACCAGAAATTCCTTGATAGCATGCTTGCATTTGCCGGTGGGGTTATGATCGCAGCCAGTTATTGGTCTCTGCTTGCTCCTGCGATTGAAATGTCATCAGAAAGTCCAGGTCCAGCCTGGGTTCCAGCTGCCGTTGGCTTCTTATTAGGGGGAGTACTGCTGATGTTTGTCGATCGCATGCTTCCAGCGATTGACACCGATCGTTACATGCATGATATTAAAGATCATAAGGCTAAGAATCGCACAGCTCTGCTCTTCTTTTCCATGACCCTTCACAATATTCCTGAAGGTTTGGCTGTCGGAGTCGCCTTTGGCGCTCTTGCTTCCAACATGACAGAATCGACGCTTGCGGGGGCTTTGGCACTCGCGCTCGGAATCGGCATTCAGAACTTCCCGGAAGGTACGGCCGTATCCATGCCGCTTCACCGTGATGGGATGGGGAAAAAGAAAAGCTTTATGTTCGGTCAATTCTCAGGGATGGTCGAACCAATAGCGGCAGTCGTAGGTGCGTCGGCCGTAATTGTCATTGAACCCATTCTTCCGTACGCACTCAGTTTCGCCGCTGGTGCCATGATCTTCGTCGTTGCGAAGGAAATCATTCCCGGCTCCCATGAAAAAGGAAATGTCAATCTCGCATCCATGAGCCTTATGCTCGGGTTCACTGTCATGATAACGCTCGATGTCGCGCTTGGCTAA